A region from the Sulfitobacter sp. D7 genome encodes:
- a CDS encoding DUF2059 domain-containing protein, with translation MFRQNRLIAAPFVMAMMLLVALAVPLRAAERGALERFLEVTGFDVALESIRLSADSAPEMLGLQSEDFGSEWSRLVRDVFDTELMHGMAMDILSETLSDDLLDHAADFYASDLGQRLVAVENKAHMAEDDGLKAESGAAIVAGLERIGSPRLETLRRLNVASDVEEISVRAIQEVQIRFLLAAAGAGVIELQMEEPDLREAMRAQADELGAQIAANALANAAYTYQSFSDDDLLAYAEALEHPEMQQVYTLMNAVQYEIMANRFEAVATRLAAMQPSQDL, from the coding sequence ATGTTTCGCCAAAATAGATTGATCGCAGCCCCCTTCGTCATGGCGATGATGCTGCTTGTCGCCCTTGCCGTGCCGCTACGGGCGGCAGAGCGCGGCGCGTTGGAGCGGTTCTTGGAAGTGACCGGCTTTGACGTGGCGTTGGAGAGCATTCGCCTCTCCGCCGATTCCGCGCCCGAGATGTTGGGGTTGCAAAGCGAGGATTTCGGCTCGGAATGGTCGCGGCTGGTGCGGGATGTCTTTGACACCGAGTTGATGCACGGCATGGCGATGGATATCCTGTCTGAAACGCTGAGCGACGATCTGCTGGATCATGCCGCCGATTTCTATGCGAGCGATCTGGGCCAGCGTTTGGTGGCCGTAGAGAACAAGGCGCATATGGCCGAGGATGACGGGCTGAAGGCGGAAAGCGGTGCAGCGATTGTGGCGGGGCTTGAGCGCATTGGCTCGCCGCGATTGGAAACACTGCGGCGTTTGAATGTCGCCAGCGATGTCGAAGAGATCTCGGTCCGGGCCATTCAAGAGGTGCAGATCCGCTTCCTTTTGGCCGCCGCGGGCGCCGGGGTGATCGAATTGCAGATGGAAGAGCCTGACCTGCGCGAAGCGATGCGCGCGCAGGCCGATGAACTGGGCGCTCAGATTGCCGCGAATGCTTTGGCCAACGCGGCCTACACCTATCAATCCTTCTCAGACGACGATCTGCTCGCCTATGCCGAGGCGCTGGAGCATCCCGAGATGCAGCAGGTTTATACGCTGATGAACGCGGTCCAATATGAGATTATGGCCAATCGGTTCGAGGCCGTGGCCACCCGGCTCGCGGCGATGCAGCCCAGTCAGGACCTCTGA
- a CDS encoding DUF2059 domain-containing protein translates to MRAWVFAPLLWLLALPAWADARMTVLVDLLELRQAAVILSDEGQAHAEMLNQDMLGGQGGPGWQMQVESIHDAGRMVEMVRRALEETMTSGEVEQAIDFYSTELGGRIVGLENAGRAAIAEPEVEQIARAHYGVLAGDHDPRVALIRRLIDAADMVDRNVSTALNSNFQFLRGMRDGGALEDSDEDLLAEVGAELEAVTEDTSVWMHAYLLLAYHPLRDAEIAQYAQFAETGAGRALNRALFDGFGRAYEDISYGLGRALALNMVAESL, encoded by the coding sequence ATGCGGGCTTGGGTATTTGCGCCACTCCTGTGGCTTCTGGCTTTGCCCGCTTGGGCCGACGCGCGCATGACCGTGCTTGTCGATTTGTTGGAGCTTCGGCAAGCGGCGGTGATCCTCAGTGACGAGGGGCAGGCCCATGCCGAGATGCTGAACCAAGACATGCTGGGCGGGCAGGGCGGTCCGGGCTGGCAGATGCAGGTCGAAAGCATCCATGACGCCGGGCGCATGGTCGAAATGGTGCGCCGGGCATTGGAAGAGACGATGACCTCTGGCGAAGTCGAGCAGGCGATTGACTTCTATTCAACGGAATTGGGCGGTCGGATCGTCGGGCTGGAGAACGCGGGCCGTGCCGCCATTGCCGAGCCGGAAGTGGAGCAGATCGCGCGGGCGCACTATGGCGTATTGGCCGGGGATCATGATCCACGGGTCGCTCTGATCCGCCGCTTGATCGACGCCGCCGATATGGTTGACCGCAATGTCAGCACGGCGCTCAACAGCAATTTCCAGTTCCTGCGCGGAATGCGCGACGGTGGCGCCTTGGAAGACAGTGACGAAGACCTCTTGGCCGAGGTCGGCGCCGAGCTGGAGGCGGTTACCGAAGACACCTCTGTCTGGATGCACGCCTATCTGCTGCTGGCCTATCACCCCCTGCGCGACGCCGAGATTGCACAATATGCTCAATTTGCCGAGACAGGCGCCGGGCGTGCCCTCAACCGGGCGCTTTTCGACGGGTTTGGCCGGGCTTATGAGGATATCTCTTATGGGCTTGGACGTGCTCTGGCCCTGAATATGGTGGCCGAAAGCCTCTGA
- a CDS encoding universal stress protein, with amino-acid sequence MQNTTLTVVLGVNARPDQLETLAREAQTHGAHLIVLLLSETAPVPVYSMGVGELSTYSLPAGWQSDVEEARAAVEQQRKEFSQYLSDQGASADVRAVCGEATALRNTVARAGLTCDAVLIGTDLREDARLFEDIVHAALFDSAAPVLLNISNPQAALAPQSVLVAWKAGLPARRAIRAALPSLRTAREVTVALFDPVSISAYDGENPGTDVAAWLTHQGCHVAVQQYASGGEDIATAIVKRAKETGAELIVMGAYDHSRLREKVFGGTTRSLIEQSAFPVLLSH; translated from the coding sequence ATGCAAAATACCACACTGACAGTCGTTCTCGGGGTCAACGCCCGGCCCGACCAGTTAGAGACCCTCGCGCGCGAGGCGCAGACCCATGGCGCCCATCTGATCGTTCTTCTGCTCAGCGAAACCGCTCCGGTTCCGGTCTATTCCATGGGCGTGGGAGAGCTCAGCACCTATTCCCTTCCCGCTGGCTGGCAGTCGGATGTGGAGGAGGCCCGCGCCGCGGTCGAACAGCAGCGCAAGGAATTCTCGCAGTATCTCAGCGACCAAGGTGCCAGCGCGGATGTCCGCGCGGTCTGTGGTGAAGCCACGGCCCTACGAAACACCGTCGCGCGGGCGGGGCTGACCTGTGATGCGGTGCTTATCGGGACGGACCTGCGCGAAGACGCGCGCTTGTTCGAAGACATCGTCCATGCCGCGCTGTTCGATTCCGCTGCCCCCGTCTTGCTGAACATATCGAACCCACAGGCGGCTCTGGCCCCGCAATCGGTCTTGGTGGCATGGAAAGCGGGCCTCCCAGCCAGGCGGGCGATCCGGGCGGCTCTGCCAAGCCTGCGGACCGCGCGGGAGGTGACTGTGGCGCTCTTCGATCCGGTCTCGATCTCTGCCTATGACGGGGAAAACCCCGGCACAGATGTCGCGGCATGGTTGACCCACCAAGGGTGCCACGTCGCGGTGCAGCAATATGCAAGCGGCGGAGAGGACATCGCTACCGCGATCGTGAAGCGCGCCAAGGAAACCGGCGCCGAGCTGATCGTCATGGGGGCCTATGACCACTCCCGCCTGCGCGAAAAGGTTTTTGGCGGCACGACCCGCAGCC